A portion of the Platichthys flesus chromosome 7, fPlaFle2.1, whole genome shotgun sequence genome contains these proteins:
- the gpkow gene encoding G-patch domain and KOW motifs-containing protein has product MASHWEDTSAAAPEEQGEKKTASVSFGFTKTFNKFKVPAADALSSKEDKDFLTVIDKNELHSSKPTEKTKELIIPLIQKNRWHRPDRAGQSEESGVKTEESGVKTQETAGEKDSVESLAVKELIEDSRRQLEKWENGPQTQTDPNLSIPLLMLNKVPEGFEDRDHVEGELRPESSTEADYESIPVAAYGIAMLKGMGWKKEEGIGRTFKQDVKPIESKLRPRGLGLGADRTQIQDLEPTRHKRPPKPGEEREKEEEQLKMVTGGCVLVVSGAHKELYGKIEGVDPENARVVVKLAIGGKTATISQHALKVIERKEYDKYSKDLSRLGKAHKEKEKEKEKERERERREEKDKRSSGDDVKHKSAEKDDRKRKHRESSPDREKPSFKEPRRPPAPRSWLQRDLKVRFIDKAFKGGKYYNSKMCVEDVVTPTTCVCRTEEGRLLDDVKQAMLETIVPKRDDEAIMVVLGEHRGQVGHILQREKNKCRAIVQLDRNEQVFTLDYDSMCHYVGATDQ; this is encoded by the exons ATGGCGTCGCACTGGGAAGACACAAGCGCCGCTGCCcctgaggagcagggggagaagAAAACCGCCTCGGTGTCGTTTGGTTTCACCAAAACATTCAATAAATTTAAAGTTCCCGCCGCTGACGCGTTGAGCAGCAAGGAGGACAAAGATTTCCTCACCGTCATCGATAAAAACGAACTTCACAG TTCAAAACCAACAgagaagaccaaggagctcatcatccctctgatccagaagaacCGCTGGCACAGGCCGGACCGAGCGGGACAGAGCGAGGAGAGTGGAGTCAAAACAGAGGAGAGCGGAGTCAAAACACAGGAGACGGCCGGGGAGAAAGACTCTGTGGAGTCTCTGGCTGTCAAAGAACTCATAGAGG ATTCACGGAGGCAGCTTGAAAAGTGGGAGAATGGCCCCCAGACACAAACTGACCCGAATCTCAGCATCCCCTTGTTGATGCTAAACAAAGTGCCCGAGGGCTTTGAGGACAGAGACCACGTAGAGGGGGAACTGCGGCCTGAATCC TCAACAGAGGCAGACTATGAGAGCATTCCTGTTGCAGCTTATGGAATCGCCATGCTGAAGGGGATGGGATGGAAAAAAGAGGAAGGCATTGGCCGCACCTTCAAGCA GGATGTGAAGCCAATCGAAAGCAAGCTGCGGCCGAGAGGTTTGGGTCTTGGTGCAGACCGTACACAGATACAGGATCTGGAGCCCACCAGACACAAGCGACCCCCCAAGCCAGGCGAGGAgcgggagaaggaggaggaacaaCTAAAGATGGTTACCGGGGGCTGTGTGCTGGTGGTGTCAGGGGCACATAAGGAACTGTATGGGAAG ATTGAAGGCGTCGATCCAGAAAACGCTCGAGTTGTGGTGAAGTTGGCTATCGGTGGCAAAACTGCGACAATCAGCCAGCACGCTCTTAAAGTGATTGAGCGTAAGGAATACGACAAATACAGCAAGGACCTGA GTCGCCTGGGTAAGGCTcacaaggagaaggagaaggagaaggagaaggagagggagcgagagaggcgAGAGGAGAAAGACAAGCGAAGTAGTGGAGACGATGTAAAACACAAGTCTGCAGAGAAAgatgacaggaagaggaaacacaggGAATCAAGTCCAGACAG AGAGAAGCCATCGTTTAAAGAACCGAGGCGGCCTCCTGCTCCCCGCTCCTGGCTCCAGAGAGACTTGAAAGTTCGCTTTATAGACAAAGCTTTCAAGGGCGGCAAGTACTACAACTCAAAG atGTGTGTGGAGGACGTCGTGACACCTACCACCTGTGTGTGTCGAACTGAAGAGGGGAGACTGCTAGACG ATGTGAAGCAGGCGATGCTGGAGACCATTGTCCCAAAAAGGGACGATGAGGCTATAATGGTCGTACTGGGTGAACACAGGGGTCAG GTGGGACATATCCTCCAACGGGAAAAGAACAAGTGCAGAGCGATAGTTCAGCTCGATCGAAACGAGCAGGTGTTCACACTGGACTATGATTCCATGTGTCATTATGTAGGAGCAACCGACCAATGA
- the pqbp1 gene encoding polyglutamine-binding protein 1 isoform X2, producing MPLPAALLARLAKRGIVRQSDQEVDEEIIAEDYDDNNVDYEAGRVENLPPNWYKVFDTACGLPYYWNVETDLVAWLSPNDPSAVVSKAAKKIRVDGGGGGGGAEEKTIERQFEKLDRERERERERERERERERDEARDRDRRKPRREDAAPYSKNKRGRKEDEMDPMDPSAYSDAPRGSWSTGLPKRNEAKTGADTTAAGPLFQQRPYPSPGAVLRANAANKIPKE from the exons atgCCTCTACCTGCGGCACTGCTGGCCCGCTTGGCCAAGAGAGGGATTGTGAGACAGTCGGATCAAG aggtagatgaggagaTTATTGCTGAAGATTACGATGACAACAACGTAGATTACGAAGCGGGCAGAGTAGAGAATCTTCCTCCGAACTGGTACAAAGTGTTTGACACAGCTTG TGGTCTTCCTTATTACTGGAATGTGGAGACAGATTTGGTGGCCTGGCTGTCCCCAAATGACCCATCTGCAGTGGTATCGAAGGCTGCCAAGAAGATAAGAG ttgatggaggaggaggaggaggaggagcagaagaaaaaacCATCGAGAGGCAGTTCGAGAAGCTGGATAGAGAgcgagagcgggagagagagcgagagagagagcgagagcgcgAGAGGGACGAGgcgagggacagagacagaaggaagCCGAGGAGGGAGGACGCCGCACCGTACAGCAAGAACAAAAGAG GTAGAAAAGAAGACGAGATGGACCCCATGGATCCAAGTGCTTATTCTGATGCTCCGAG GGGGTCGTGGTCCACCGGGCTGCCCAAGCGTAACGAAGCAAAGACGGGTGCAGACACCACGGCGGCAGGGCCCCTGTTCCAGCAGCGGCCGTACCCGAGTCCCGGAGCCGTGCTTCGGGCTAACGCAGCCAATAAAATACCCAAGGAATGA
- the pqbp1 gene encoding polyglutamine-binding protein 1 isoform X1 codes for MPLPAALLARLAKRGIVRQSDQEVDEEIIAEDYDDNNVDYEAGRVENLPPNWYKVFDTACGLPYYWNVETDLVAWLSPNDPSAVVSKAAKKIRVDVLSPETSEIIAVDGGGGGGGAEEKTIERQFEKLDRERERERERERERERERDEARDRDRRKPRREDAAPYSKNKRGRKEDEMDPMDPSAYSDAPRGSWSTGLPKRNEAKTGADTTAAGPLFQQRPYPSPGAVLRANAANKIPKE; via the exons atgCCTCTACCTGCGGCACTGCTGGCCCGCTTGGCCAAGAGAGGGATTGTGAGACAGTCGGATCAAG aggtagatgaggagaTTATTGCTGAAGATTACGATGACAACAACGTAGATTACGAAGCGGGCAGAGTAGAGAATCTTCCTCCGAACTGGTACAAAGTGTTTGACACAGCTTG TGGTCTTCCTTATTACTGGAATGTGGAGACAGATTTGGTGGCCTGGCTGTCCCCAAATGACCCATCTGCAGTGGTATCGAAGGCTGCCAAGAAGATAAGAG ttgatgtcctgtcacctGAGACATCAGAAATCATTGCAG ttgatggaggaggaggaggaggaggagcagaagaaaaaacCATCGAGAGGCAGTTCGAGAAGCTGGATAGAGAgcgagagcgggagagagagcgagagagagagcgagagcgcgAGAGGGACGAGgcgagggacagagacagaaggaagCCGAGGAGGGAGGACGCCGCACCGTACAGCAAGAACAAAAGAG GTAGAAAAGAAGACGAGATGGACCCCATGGATCCAAGTGCTTATTCTGATGCTCCGAG GGGGTCGTGGTCCACCGGGCTGCCCAAGCGTAACGAAGCAAAGACGGGTGCAGACACCACGGCGGCAGGGCCCCTGTTCCAGCAGCGGCCGTACCCGAGTCCCGGAGCCGTGCTTCGGGCTAACGCAGCCAATAAAATACCCAAGGAATGA
- the timm17b gene encoding mitochondrial import inner membrane translocase subunit Tim17-B: MEEYAREPCPWRIVDDCGGAFTMGAIGGGVFQSIKGFRNAPAGVAHRLRGSANAVRVRAPQIGGSFAVWGGLFSTIDCGLVRVRGKEDPWNSITSGALTGAILAARSGPLAMMGSAMMGGILLALIEGFGILLTRYTAQQFQNPVPFADDPNQMPPEDAAQVK; encoded by the exons atggaggaaTATGCCCGCGAGCCCTG TCCGTGGAGGATAGTGGACGACTGCGGAGGGGCCTTCACCATGGGTGCAATCGGTGGAGGGGTGTTCCAGTCAATCAAGGGCTTTCGTAACGCCCCTGCA GGTGTCGCACACCGACTGAGAGGGAGCGCCAACGCAGTGAGAGTAAGAGCTCCACAGATTGGAG GGAGCTTTGCTGTGTGGGGGGGTCTCTTCTCCACAATTGACTGCGGTCTGGTTCGCGTCAGAGGGAAAGAAGACCCGTGGAACTCCATAACAAGTGGAGCGCTGACTGGAGCTATCCTGGCAGCGCGCA GTGGGCCCTTGGCCATGATGGGCTCTGCCATGATGGGAGGGATTTTGCTGGCTCTCATTGAGGGTTTTGGGATCCTCCTCACCAGATACACAGCGCAGCAGTTTCAGAATC ctgttcCCTTTGCAGACGACCCGAATCAGATGCCTCCAGAAGATGCAGCACAAGTGAAATGA